A region from the Branchiostoma floridae strain S238N-H82 chromosome 9, Bfl_VNyyK, whole genome shotgun sequence genome encodes:
- the LOC118422210 gene encoding lisH domain-containing protein C1711.05-like — MAFRHILVISVVLFAVFSIEGLAEGRALTGALEDERDIRSLASPDNVIRHVRAPDSSSDESSSEENSEEELRRRRSPKDSSSSSSEESDSEEESDSEDKERRRRSPKDSSSSSSEESDSSEESDSEDKERRRRSPKDSSSSSSEESDSSEESDSEDKERRRRSPKDSSSSSSEESDSEEESDSEDKERRRRSPKDSSSSSEEESDSEEESDSEDKERRRRSPKDSSSSSSEESDSEEESDSEDKEVAKRDVSSNRSSMENVIRHVRGGASDLERSRRFKSRSKSRSE, encoded by the exons ATGGCTTTCCGTCACATCCTGGTGATTTCTGTCGTCCTTTTTGCCGTCTTCAGTATTGAag GACTGGCTGAAGGACGCGCTTTGACTGGTGCATTGGAG gACGAGAGGGACATCCGTAGTCTGGCCTCCCCGGACAATGTCATCCGCCATGTCCGTGCACCTGACTCCTCCTCCGACGAATCCTCCTCCGAAGAAAACTCCGAGGAAGAACTG CGCAGAAGGCGTTCCCCTAAAGactcatcctcctcctcctccgaaGAGTCCGACTCCGAAGAAGAGTCCGACTCCGAGGATAAAGAG CGCAGAAGGCGTTCCCCTAAAGactcatcctcctcctcctccgaaGAGTCCGACTCCTCAGAAGAGTCCGACTCCGAGGATAAAGAG CGCAGAAGGCGTTCCCCTAAAGactcatcctcctcctcctccgaaGAGTCCGACTCCTCAGAAGAGTCCGACTCCGAGGATAAAGAG CGCAGAAGGCGTTCCCCTAAAGactcatcctcctcctcctccgaaGAGTCCGACTCCGAAGAAGAGTCCGACTCCGAGGATAAAGAG CGCAGAAGGCGTTCCCCTAAAGACTCATCCTCCTCCTCCGAAGAAGAGTCCGACTCCGAAGAAGAGTCCGACTCCGAGGATAAAGAG CGCAGAAGGCGTTCCCCTAAAGactcatcctcctcctcctccgaaGAGTCCGACTCCGAAGAAGAGTCCGACTCCGAGGATAAAGAG GTGGCCAAAAGGGATGTCTCCTCCAATCGGTCCTCTATGGAGAATGTCATTCGCCATGTCCGTGGAGGAGCGTCCGACTTGGAAAGATCCCGCCGCTTTAAGTCCCGCTCCAAGTCCCGCAGC GAGTAA